A part of Streptococcus porcinus genomic DNA contains:
- the ahpC gene encoding alkyl hydroperoxide reductase subunit C codes for MSLIGKEMVEFSADAYVNGEFVKVTTEDIKGKWAVFCFYPADFSFVCPTELGDLQEQYETLKSLDVEVYSVSTDTHFVHKAWHDDSDVVGTITYTMIGDPSHNISRAFEVLDEENGLAQRGTFIIDPDGIIQMVEINADGIGRDASTLIDKIRAAQYVRQHPGEVCPAKWKEGAETLTPSLDLVGKI; via the coding sequence ATGTCTTTAATCGGAAAAGAAATGGTTGAATTTTCAGCCGACGCTTATGTAAATGGTGAATTTGTTAAGGTGACCACCGAGGATATCAAAGGAAAATGGGCAGTCTTTTGCTTCTATCCTGCAGATTTCTCTTTTGTCTGCCCAACTGAGTTAGGTGATCTCCAAGAACAGTATGAAACATTAAAATCTTTAGATGTCGAAGTTTATTCTGTGTCTACAGACACTCACTTTGTCCACAAAGCATGGCATGACGATTCTGATGTTGTCGGCACAATTACATACACAATGATTGGTGACCCTTCTCATAACATTTCACGTGCTTTTGAGGTACTAGATGAAGAAAATGGTCTTGCTCAACGCGGAACCTTTATCATTGATCCTGATGGCATTATTCAAATGGTAGAGATTAATGCTGATGGCATTGGCCGTGATGCAAGTACACTAATTGATAAAATCCGTGCCGCTCAATATGTTCGCCAACATCCAGGTGAAGTTTGCCCAGCCAAATGGAAAGAAGGCGCTGAAACCCTAACACCTAGCCTTGACCTCGTTGGTAAAATTTAA
- a CDS encoding ring-cleaving dioxygenase has translation MTNSNLLGIHHITAMTNNTQRNYHFFTEILGMRLVKKTVNQDDIHTYHTFFADDKGNAGTDVTFFDFPDNPKGIPGTNAITRIGFRVPNDDALTYYLERFDSFGVKHGTIIDLFGHKALPFEEEDGQRYQLVSDEYNSGIQAGIPWKEGPVPTDKAIYGLGPVEITVSYYDDFKNYLIQVYDMHILKEGLDYTILEVGEGGHGGQVILRKDEISSQAIQGYGEVHHVSFRVKDSKAIQEWANKYERLGIMSSGIVDRFYFQALYSRVGHILIEISTDGPGFMTDEPYETLGESLSLPPFLEPKRHIIEGMIRPFDTKRQH, from the coding sequence ATGACAAATTCAAATCTATTAGGAATCCATCATATAACTGCAATGACTAATAACACTCAGCGTAACTATCACTTTTTCACTGAAATTTTGGGAATGCGCCTGGTTAAAAAGACAGTAAATCAAGATGACATCCATACCTACCATACTTTTTTTGCTGATGACAAAGGAAATGCCGGAACAGACGTGACTTTCTTTGATTTTCCTGATAATCCAAAGGGAATCCCTGGAACAAACGCTATTACACGAATCGGTTTTCGTGTACCAAACGACGACGCTTTAACTTACTATTTAGAACGATTTGATTCTTTTGGGGTTAAACATGGCACTATTATTGATTTATTTGGTCATAAAGCACTGCCTTTTGAGGAAGAAGATGGACAGCGTTACCAACTGGTATCTGATGAATATAACAGTGGTATTCAGGCAGGCATTCCTTGGAAAGAGGGGCCAGTTCCAACAGATAAAGCTATTTACGGGTTAGGTCCAGTTGAGATAACTGTTAGTTACTATGACGATTTCAAAAATTATCTCATCCAAGTCTACGACATGCATATCCTAAAAGAAGGTCTCGACTACACTATTTTAGAAGTGGGAGAAGGCGGTCACGGAGGACAAGTTATTTTGCGTAAAGATGAAATATCTTCTCAAGCTATTCAGGGATATGGCGAAGTACATCATGTTTCCTTCCGTGTCAAAGATTCAAAAGCCATCCAAGAATGGGCAAACAAATACGAACGCCTAGGAATCATGAGCTCAGGGATTGTGGATCGTTTTTATTTCCAAGCGCTCTACTCCCGTGTGGGTCATATTTTAATTGAAATTTCAACTGATGGGCCTGGTTTTATGACTGATGAACCTTATGAAACTTTAGGAGAGTCACTCTCACTTCCCCCATTTCTTGAACCTAAACGTCATATCATTGAAGGTATGATACGCCCATTTGATACTAAACGACAACATTAA
- a CDS encoding VOC family protein — METIRHIHHISAIVGDAQENLDFYRDILQLRLVKKTLNFDDPSVYHLYFANQEADSGTLITFFPWENHTPGQIGSGQGGRILFSIPSGTLPFWQERLTKFQVPFVTKDLFGASALFFQDRHQLELALVESTDQSQTSNILGFHGVFLHTHDFEGSYHFMKKVLGLVDTFENDDYYLLETIGPQKHIIYLPKHNETRGHMGPGTVHHIAWNVSDIESLKSWYDYLNQTNFNVTTIRNRKYFKSIYFREPGKVIFELATQGPGLTIDETKEELGKTLLIPPIYEKRREELVKHLKPLH, encoded by the coding sequence ATGGAAACTATTAGACACATTCACCATATTAGCGCCATTGTTGGAGATGCTCAAGAAAATTTAGACTTTTACAGAGATATCTTACAATTACGCCTCGTTAAAAAAACACTTAACTTCGATGACCCAAGTGTTTATCATCTCTACTTTGCTAACCAAGAAGCAGACTCTGGAACTCTAATCACATTTTTCCCTTGGGAAAACCACACTCCAGGACAGATTGGTAGCGGACAAGGAGGTCGTATTCTCTTTAGCATTCCATCTGGAACTCTACCTTTTTGGCAAGAAAGATTAACAAAATTCCAAGTTCCCTTTGTTACAAAAGATCTCTTTGGAGCTAGCGCACTCTTTTTCCAAGATCGTCACCAACTGGAATTAGCCTTAGTTGAAAGTACGGATCAATCTCAAACCAGTAATATACTCGGATTTCATGGTGTTTTTTTACACACGCATGATTTTGAAGGCAGTTATCACTTTATGAAAAAAGTTTTAGGACTAGTTGATACATTTGAAAATGATGACTACTATCTTTTGGAAACCATTGGTCCTCAAAAACATATTATTTATCTCCCTAAACATAACGAAACACGTGGTCATATGGGACCTGGAACTGTGCATCACATTGCTTGGAATGTGTCTGACATAGAAAGTTTAAAATCCTGGTATGACTACCTTAACCAAACTAACTTTAATGTTACCACAATCCGTAATCGTAAGTATTTCAAGTCCATCTATTTTCGTGAGCCGGGCAAAGTTATTTTTGAATTGGCAACCCAAGGACCTGGTTTAACAATTGATGAAACTAAAGAAGAACTAGGAAAAACGCTACTAATTCCCCCAATCTACGAAAAAAGACGAGAAGAGCTAGTCAAGCACTTAAAACCATTACATTAA
- a CDS encoding alpha/beta hydrolase: protein MTTYYQYYNGQEGEPLFILLHGTGGNEESLLPIVSYLNPHAHVLALRGQVSENGSLRFFKRYAEGEFDLLDLEEKGKQLMEELSQFIRNHRLSTDNSVLIGFSNGSNMAINLLLRDASPFKKGILFAPMYPITTNTLTETKKSTSVFISMGRLDPLVPLHQSEKVLYEFQSRQAQVTPYWVKNHEITSESLKAARKWLVKNG from the coding sequence ATGACAACATACTATCAATACTATAACGGTCAAGAAGGAGAACCTCTTTTTATCCTCCTTCACGGTACTGGGGGCAATGAAGAAAGTCTATTACCAATAGTCTCCTACCTCAACCCGCATGCACATGTTTTAGCACTTCGCGGCCAAGTCTCCGAAAATGGGTCTTTACGTTTCTTCAAACGCTATGCAGAAGGAGAATTCGATCTCCTCGATTTGGAAGAAAAAGGAAAACAGCTGATGGAAGAGCTCAGCCAGTTCATAAGGAACCATAGGTTATCTACTGATAACTCTGTTTTAATTGGCTTTTCAAACGGTTCAAATATGGCTATTAATCTGCTTTTAAGAGATGCTAGTCCATTCAAAAAGGGAATTCTATTTGCCCCCATGTATCCCATTACCACTAATACTCTCACTGAAACCAAAAAAAGCACCTCTGTTTTTATCTCTATGGGAAGATTAGATCCACTTGTTCCACTCCATCAGAGTGAAAAAGTGCTCTATGAATTCCAATCTAGGCAAGCACAGGTTACTCCCTACTGGGTTAAGAACCATGAAATCACCTCAGAAAGCCTAAAAGCAGCTCGAAAATGGCTTGTCAAAAATGGGTAA
- the tsf gene encoding translation elongation factor Ts, translating to MAEITAKLVKELREKSGAGVMDAKKALVETDGDMDKAVELLREKGMAKAAKKADRVAAEGLTGVYVSGNQAAVVEVNAETDFVAKNAQFVELVNETAKVIAEGKPANNEEALALVMPSGETLAAAYVNATATIGEKISFRRFALLEKTDEQHFGAYQHNGGRIGVISVIEGGDEALAKQISMHIAAMKPTVLSYTELDEQFVKDELAKLNHEIELDNESRAMVDKAPLPFLQYGSKAQLSDQVITKAEDDIKAELAAEGKPEKIWDKIIPGKMDRFMLDNTKVDQAYTLLAQVYIMDDSKTVEAYLNSVNAKAVAFARFEVGEGIEKKANDFESEVAATMAAALNN from the coding sequence ATGGCAGAAATTACAGCTAAACTTGTAAAAGAATTGCGTGAAAAATCTGGTGCCGGCGTTATGGACGCTAAAAAAGCACTCGTTGAAACTGATGGAGACATGGATAAAGCCGTTGAACTTTTACGTGAAAAAGGTATGGCTAAGGCAGCTAAAAAAGCTGACCGTGTTGCAGCTGAAGGACTTACTGGAGTTTATGTAAGTGGTAACCAAGCTGCTGTGGTTGAAGTAAACGCTGAAACTGACTTTGTCGCTAAAAATGCTCAATTTGTTGAGTTAGTAAACGAAACAGCTAAAGTCATTGCTGAAGGCAAACCAGCTAACAACGAAGAGGCTTTAGCATTAGTGATGCCTTCTGGTGAAACACTTGCAGCTGCTTACGTTAATGCTACAGCTACAATTGGTGAAAAAATTTCATTCCGTCGTTTTGCCCTTCTTGAAAAAACAGATGAACAACATTTCGGTGCTTACCAACATAACGGTGGTCGCATTGGAGTTATCTCTGTTATCGAAGGTGGCGATGAAGCACTTGCTAAACAAATCTCAATGCATATCGCAGCAATGAAACCTACTGTTCTTTCATATACAGAACTTGACGAACAATTTGTTAAAGATGAACTTGCTAAACTTAACCATGAAATCGAACTTGATAACGAATCTCGTGCAATGGTTGATAAAGCTCCGCTTCCATTCTTACAATATGGTTCAAAAGCTCAATTATCAGATCAAGTTATCACTAAAGCTGAAGATGATATCAAAGCAGAATTAGCTGCTGAAGGTAAACCAGAAAAAATCTGGGATAAAATTATTCCTGGTAAAATGGACCGCTTTATGCTCGATAACACTAAAGTTGACCAAGCCTACACTCTTCTTGCTCAAGTTTACATCATGGATGATAGTAAAACAGTCGAAGCTTATCTTAACTCAGTAAACGCAAAAGCAGTTGCCTTTGCTCGTTTCGAAGTTGGTGAAGGTATCGAGAAAAAAGCTAACGATTTCGAATCAGAAGTAGCTGCTACAATGGCTGCTGCTCTTAACAACTAA
- a CDS encoding cation:proton antiporter: MPIAIIVITFLLSLILSNVINRIIPQIPLPAIQLFFGILFGIFSKDQAFILNPELFLAFVIAPLNFREGQESDVKSFLKSRNLVLFLILPTVFLTTILMGLSIKALIPVELPLALCFAMGASLAPTDAVAFLSLAKRFKFPNQIKNILTSEGLLNDASGLVAFQFALIALTTGYFSLTKAGLQLLISIIGGLAVGIIFALLNRIFLSILEKYDAADVTGALLLELTLPFVVYFIAHMLNVSGIIAVVIAGVMQANRLKKVTLFDAQVDRVTTIIWETINFMLNGLVFMIFGIELAQFTGPAIANPNYSNVSLFLLVFALTAILFLIRYMLIFSYFWIRSLKTRKSIQKYWKHINLLTISGVKGSVSIAIVLLLPKLTGVQNSIALFIVGSVTLLSFLSGLLILPKLAPLMTTSQNLVTKIALLTDVLQSLARESRTAPANQAALYYVMDSYNNRIENLILEQEPNNVKEELAELQLLTLTIESEGLEHAYKQKKINIVEYRVYQNYIKLLERQVNRSFISSFSYTVTILLRVLRHLLRELLSFGKRKDRIATTFNQGTHLSQENRDHLTELYLDNTELIMETLEDLEGFYTTSLIDFLQNQRLQKAELIKSGLFVERVIANFIPDISGERLHGYYLERQFISNYEQRGELTAKEAQALRDEVNELESYSLRESSPNFAYDLIKYRHTTK; the protein is encoded by the coding sequence ATGCCAATAGCTATAATTGTCATCACCTTTTTACTTTCCCTCATCTTATCCAACGTTATTAATCGTATTATTCCTCAGATACCTCTACCCGCTATACAACTCTTTTTTGGTATCCTATTTGGAATTTTTAGCAAAGACCAAGCTTTCATTCTGAACCCTGAACTCTTCCTAGCTTTTGTCATCGCTCCATTAAACTTCCGTGAAGGTCAAGAAAGTGATGTTAAAAGTTTTCTGAAGTCACGCAATCTGGTTTTATTCCTTATCTTGCCTACTGTTTTTTTAACCACTATTCTTATGGGGCTCAGTATCAAAGCCTTAATTCCTGTAGAATTACCTCTCGCTCTATGTTTTGCTATGGGTGCTTCGTTAGCCCCAACCGACGCCGTAGCCTTTTTATCCCTTGCTAAGCGTTTTAAGTTTCCTAATCAAATCAAAAACATTCTTACTTCTGAAGGGCTTTTAAATGACGCTAGTGGTTTAGTTGCTTTTCAGTTTGCCCTTATCGCTCTTACTACAGGCTATTTTTCTCTGACAAAAGCAGGACTCCAATTATTGATTTCCATTATAGGAGGCTTAGCTGTTGGTATCATCTTTGCATTATTAAATAGAATCTTTTTATCTATCCTAGAAAAATATGACGCTGCCGATGTTACAGGTGCTCTGCTACTTGAATTAACTCTTCCTTTCGTTGTTTACTTTATTGCCCATATGCTAAATGTCTCAGGTATTATTGCAGTCGTTATTGCTGGGGTTATGCAAGCTAACCGACTTAAAAAAGTCACCTTGTTCGATGCACAGGTTGATCGTGTAACAACAATTATCTGGGAGACCATAAATTTTATGTTAAATGGTCTTGTATTCATGATATTTGGAATAGAATTAGCTCAATTTACTGGTCCCGCAATCGCTAATCCAAACTATAGTAATGTTTCTCTCTTTTTACTAGTTTTTGCCCTCACTGCGATTTTATTCCTCATTCGTTATATGTTAATCTTCAGTTACTTTTGGATAAGGAGTCTAAAGACTCGTAAAAGTATTCAAAAATACTGGAAACATATCAACCTTTTAACAATTTCTGGTGTTAAAGGAAGTGTCTCTATCGCTATCGTTTTGTTGCTCCCAAAATTAACTGGAGTTCAAAATAGCATCGCATTATTCATTGTCGGTTCAGTGACCTTGCTGAGTTTTTTGAGTGGCTTGCTTATTCTTCCTAAACTAGCGCCTTTAATGACCACATCTCAAAATCTTGTAACTAAAATTGCCCTCCTAACAGATGTTTTACAGAGCTTAGCGAGGGAAAGTAGGACAGCACCAGCTAATCAAGCAGCCCTTTACTATGTTATGGATAGCTATAATAATAGAATTGAAAACCTGATTTTGGAGCAAGAGCCCAATAACGTCAAAGAAGAATTAGCGGAATTACAGTTACTCACCCTAACAATTGAAAGCGAAGGCCTAGAACACGCTTACAAACAAAAGAAAATCAATATTGTAGAGTACCGTGTCTATCAGAATTACATAAAACTTCTTGAAAGACAGGTTAATCGTAGCTTTATTTCAAGTTTCAGCTATACAGTTACCATACTTTTGCGCGTTTTACGCCATCTTTTACGAGAACTCCTTTCCTTTGGAAAACGAAAGGATAGAATAGCAACCACTTTCAATCAAGGGACACACCTCTCACAAGAGAACCGAGATCATCTAACTGAATTATATTTAGACAATACCGAGCTAATCATGGAAACTTTAGAAGATTTAGAAGGATTTTACACAACATCACTTATTGATTTCCTACAGAATCAACGCCTCCAGAAAGCAGAATTAATTAAATCTGGTTTATTTGTGGAACGCGTTATTGCCAATTTCATTCCCGATATTAGCGGGGAAAGATTACATGGCTATTATTTAGAAAGACAGTTTATTTCTAATTATGAACAGCGAGGTGAACTAACAGCTAAAGAAGCTCAAGCCTTACGTGATGAAGTTAATGAACTAGAAAGTTATTCCTTACGCGAGAGCTCTCCTAACTTTGCTTACGACCTTATTAAATATCGACATACAACGAAGTGA
- the ahpF gene encoding alkyl hydroperoxide reductase subunit F yields MALSPDIKTQLNQYLAMLESDIQLQAHLGDDEQSKKMQEFLEEIVAMSDHISLESSDLDRIPSFSIAKKGEQARVTFAGIPLGHEFTSFILALLQVSGRPPKVDQEIIDRIKSIDKPMHFETYASLSCHNCPDVVQAFNIMAVLNPNISHTMIEGGMFQDEVKEKGIMSVPAVFFENELFHSGRATIDQLLEKIAGPLSEEAFSNKETYDVLVIGGGPAGNSAAIYAARKGLRTGLLAETFGGQVMETVGIENMIGTLYTEGPQLMAQIEEHTKSYKVDIIKSQLATKIEKKELVEVSLANGAVLTAKTAILALGAKWRNVNVPGEEEFRTKGVTNCPHCDGPLFEGKDVAVIGGGNSGLEAALDLAGLCKHVTVLEFLPELKADQVLQDRAAKTNNLTIIKNAATKEILGQSHVTGIDYTGRETGKDGHVDVEGVFVQIGLLPNTEWLKDSGIELTDRGEIIVDSHGATNIPGIFAAGDCTNSAYKQIIISMGSGATAAIGAFDYLIRQ; encoded by the coding sequence ATGGCATTAAGCCCAGATATAAAAACACAACTCAACCAATACTTAGCTATGTTGGAATCTGATATTCAGTTACAAGCTCACCTAGGTGATGATGAGCAGTCAAAAAAAATGCAAGAATTCCTAGAAGAAATTGTTGCTATGTCAGACCACATTTCGCTTGAATCCTCAGACCTAGATCGCATTCCTAGTTTTAGCATTGCTAAAAAAGGAGAGCAAGCCCGTGTTACTTTTGCAGGCATCCCATTAGGTCATGAATTTACATCATTTATTTTAGCTCTTTTACAAGTATCTGGTAGACCTCCCAAAGTGGATCAGGAAATCATCGACCGTATCAAATCCATTGATAAACCGATGCATTTTGAAACCTACGCCAGCCTTAGCTGCCACAACTGTCCAGATGTCGTTCAAGCCTTTAATATCATGGCTGTTCTTAACCCAAATATCTCACACACTATGATTGAGGGGGGGATGTTCCAAGATGAAGTCAAGGAAAAAGGCATTATGTCTGTTCCTGCTGTCTTCTTTGAAAATGAACTCTTCCATTCTGGCCGTGCAACCATTGATCAACTCTTAGAAAAGATTGCTGGCCCTCTGTCAGAAGAGGCTTTCTCTAATAAAGAAACCTACGATGTCTTAGTTATTGGTGGAGGCCCAGCGGGTAATAGCGCAGCAATTTATGCAGCACGTAAAGGCCTAAGAACAGGGCTTCTTGCTGAAACTTTTGGTGGCCAAGTGATGGAGACTGTCGGTATTGAAAATATGATTGGTACCCTTTACACCGAAGGTCCTCAATTAATGGCTCAAATTGAAGAGCATACAAAATCTTACAAAGTTGATATTATTAAATCACAATTGGCAACTAAGATTGAGAAAAAAGAGCTTGTTGAAGTCTCATTAGCCAACGGAGCTGTCTTAACAGCTAAAACGGCTATTCTGGCTCTAGGTGCTAAATGGCGAAATGTGAATGTGCCCGGTGAAGAAGAGTTTCGAACTAAAGGTGTTACCAATTGTCCTCATTGTGATGGTCCACTCTTCGAAGGAAAAGATGTCGCTGTCATCGGGGGAGGTAACTCTGGTCTAGAGGCAGCACTTGATTTGGCAGGCTTATGTAAGCACGTTACAGTTCTTGAATTCTTACCTGAGCTTAAGGCTGATCAAGTTCTTCAAGATCGCGCAGCAAAAACAAACAACCTTACTATCATCAAAAATGCCGCAACCAAAGAAATCCTCGGCCAAAGTCACGTTACTGGTATTGATTACACTGGCCGTGAAACTGGTAAAGATGGCCATGTTGATGTGGAAGGCGTCTTCGTGCAGATTGGTCTCTTACCAAATACTGAATGGCTTAAAGATAGTGGCATTGAGCTAACCGATCGAGGCGAAATTATCGTTGATAGTCATGGTGCAACCAATATCCCTGGTATTTTTGCTGCTGGTGATTGTACCAACTCAGCATATAAACAAATCATTATTTCGATGGGATCTGGAGCTACAGCTGCAATTGGAGCATTTGATTATCTCATTCGTCAATAA
- a CDS encoding flavin reductase family protein, translating into MISLATDTLSQQNIYKLLIGSVIPRPIAFVTTLSEAGQVNLAPFSFYNIVSHQPAIISISIQRQDGHMKDTAHNIIYQREAVIHSVSIDNLTAINQASKPLAYGQSELSLTGMTLVNSSSIQTPGVSETLIRLEAKLFQHIPISNEQNQVIADLLLLQIIHFHIDESIYHDGYISSEALEPISRLAGSNYAKIGEIFSVERPK; encoded by the coding sequence ATGATCTCACTAGCAACTGACACTTTAAGTCAGCAGAACATCTATAAACTCTTAATTGGAAGTGTTATTCCAAGACCTATTGCCTTTGTTACAACTTTATCTGAAGCGGGACAAGTTAATTTAGCTCCTTTTAGTTTTTATAATATTGTCAGCCACCAACCAGCTATCATTTCAATCAGTATTCAACGTCAAGACGGCCATATGAAAGATACTGCTCACAACATTATCTATCAAAGAGAAGCCGTTATTCATAGTGTTTCAATTGATAATTTGACTGCTATCAACCAAGCGTCCAAACCCTTAGCTTATGGTCAAAGTGAGCTATCTTTGACAGGTATGACCCTTGTGAATTCTAGCAGTATTCAAACACCTGGCGTTTCAGAAACTTTAATCCGTCTTGAAGCAAAGCTCTTTCAGCATATTCCCATTTCTAATGAGCAAAACCAAGTTATCGCCGACTTACTGCTTTTGCAGATCATCCATTTCCATATAGATGAAAGCATCTATCATGATGGTTACATCTCCTCAGAAGCGTTAGAGCCAATAAGTCGCTTAGCCGGTAGTAACTATGCCAAAATAGGAGAAATATTCAGTGTAGAAAGGCCCAAATAG
- the rpsB gene encoding 30S ribosomal protein S2: protein MAVISMKQLLEAGVHFGHQTRRWNPKMAKYIFTERNGIHVIDLQQTVKLADQAYEFVRDAAANDAVILFVGTKKQAAEAVADEATRAGQYFINHRWLGGTLTNWGTIQKRITRLKEIKRMEEEGTFEVLPKKEVALLNKQRARLEKFLGGIEDMPRIPDVMYVVDPHKEQIAVKEAKKLGIPVVAMVDTNADPDDIDVIIPANDDAIRAVKLITSKLADAVIEGRQGEDAEVNFESEAKADSIEEIVEVVEGDNN from the coding sequence ATGGCAGTAATTTCAATGAAACAACTTCTTGAGGCTGGTGTTCACTTTGGTCACCAAACTCGTCGCTGGAACCCTAAGATGGCAAAATACATCTTTACAGAACGTAACGGCATCCACGTTATTGACCTACAACAAACTGTTAAGTTAGCTGATCAAGCTTACGAATTCGTTCGTGATGCTGCTGCTAACGACGCTGTTATCTTGTTCGTTGGTACTAAAAAACAAGCTGCAGAAGCAGTTGCTGACGAAGCAACTCGTGCAGGTCAATACTTTATCAACCACCGTTGGTTGGGTGGAACTCTTACTAACTGGGGAACAATCCAAAAACGTATCACTCGTTTGAAAGAAATCAAACGTATGGAAGAAGAAGGAACTTTCGAAGTTCTTCCTAAAAAAGAAGTTGCACTTCTTAACAAACAACGCGCTCGTCTTGAAAAATTCTTAGGTGGTATCGAAGATATGCCTCGTATTCCTGACGTTATGTACGTTGTTGACCCACATAAAGAACAAATCGCTGTTAAAGAAGCTAAAAAACTTGGTATTCCAGTTGTAGCTATGGTTGATACAAATGCTGATCCAGATGATATCGATGTAATCATCCCAGCTAACGACGATGCAATCCGCGCCGTTAAATTAATCACTTCTAAATTAGCTGACGCTGTTATCGAAGGCCGTCAGGGTGAAGATGCTGAAGTTAATTTTGAATCAGAAGCAAAAGCAGATTCAATCGAAGAAATTGTTGAAGTTGTAGAAGGTGACAACAACTAA